One Coccinella septempunctata chromosome 8, icCocSept1.1, whole genome shotgun sequence genomic window carries:
- the LOC123318241 gene encoding uncharacterized protein LOC123318241 has product MGFFEEITHNYGSVTTKEMKLWSTNNKKMAAALNRRIFLLECKRQGLTPKHITSNLKSIMGLFEYGNQRLNKKIREFNDVTKKKILNLELCQVNQKIRRLQLENDKTKHRLRHLPEYILKEYQRRLEISFNREFHVIKEANIRKINNLKNNSISNFKTQEKWIKNLSSKELPNTVKNLLSLGSKFSIPTTKKDVNIDRIIADTEYILEAIPAERKDIQRAKVTNVVTNYIHKPTEQNNLTQGWYRESKRFLKENSDLVVLNSDKGAVTVIMEERDYNEKMKAILQSENFKRLPRDPTQTIQTKCNKYIDRLEKLKYITKEQAKTMKTYNSVAPRIYGNPKVHKNGFPMRPIISSLNSPMNKLSKFVADILKTAYDEENEYYVKDTFHFATTINNFKLPENYTLISLDVINLFGNLDKKDIIEVIKQKWSVIKLYTDIDEELFKEIILFLLENNYCVFQGEYYLQIFGCAMGSKLSPRLAQYVMDHLVKICVSKLPFSVPFLKKFVDDIIMSVPKEQTQTTLNYFNSYSENLQFTLEVEDPEHSVPFLDTKAQREDNIIKLKWYRKETHSNKMIHYNSNHSMNMKINVIKQMKKRMSRICHESHVKEGIRKLFTIFEENGYPCGMLNKLLFSSHETEDQRPEIVDTPEQTHYASYPNINGLTNKLKNIFKQDNIKIAVYNQKTVGKLYTKLKDPIPTKLKSNVVYELKCEDCENKYIGQTSQWLKSRLA; this is encoded by the coding sequence ATGGGTTTTTTCGAAGAAATAACACACAACTATGGATCCGTAACAACAAAGGAAATGAAATTATGGAGTACTAACAACAAGAAGATGGCTGCAGCTTTAAACAGACGAATATTTCTTTTGGAGTGCAAACGACAAGGACTCACACCAAAACACATAACATCTAATTTAAAAAGTATAATGGGACTATTTGAATACGGAAATCAACGATTAAATAAGAAAATACGGGAATTCAATGATGTcacaaagaagaaaattttaaacCTAGAACTGTGTCAGGTTAATCAAAAAATAAGAAGACTACAATTAGAAAATGATAAAACAAAACACAGGTTACGACATCTGCCAGAATATATTCTCAAAGAATATCAACGCAGACTAGAGATCTCGTTTAATAGAGAGTTTCACGTAATTAAAGAAGCcaatataagaaaaattaaTAACCTCAAAAACAACAGTATTTCTAACTTCAAAACTCAAGAAAAATGGATTAAAAATCTATCCAGTAAAGAATTACCGAACACAGTTAAAAATCTTTTGTCTTTAGGATCCAAATTCAGTATCCCAACTACAAAAAAAGACGTCAACATCGATCGTATAATAGCAGACACCGAATATATTTTGGAAGCCATACCAGCTGAAAGAAAAGATATACAAAGAGCAAAGGTTACAAATGTAGTAACAAATTATATCCATAAACCCACTGAGCAAAACAATTTAACTCAAGGATGGTATAGGGAAAGCAAAaggtttttgaaagaaaatagtGATCTAGTGGTGTTGAACAGTGACAAGGGTGCAGTGACGGTCATAATGGAGGAGAGAGATTATAATGAGAAGATGAAAGCTATCTTACAGTcagaaaatttcaagagacTACCTAGAGATCCTACCCAGACAATACAAACAAAATGTAATAAGTATATAGACAGacttgaaaaactgaaatacaTAACGAAAGAACAAGCAAAAACAATGAAAACATACAACTCAGTTGCTCCAAGAATCTACGGAAATCCTAAAGTTCATAAAAATGGGTTCCCAATGAGACCTATAATATCAAGTCTAAATAGTCCAATGAATAAGTTATCTAAATTTGTTGCTGACATCCTAAAAACAGCATatgatgaagaaaatgaatACTACGTCAAAGACACTTTTCACTTTGCAAcaacaataaataatttcaaactTCCAGAAAACTACACGTTAATTTCTCTTGATGTCATCAATTTGTTTGGGAATTTAGACAAAAAAGACATAATTGAAGTGATAAAACAAAAATGGAGTGTGATAAAACTATATACAGATATTGATGAAGAACTTTTTAAAGAAATAATCCTGTTTCTGTTGGAGAATAATTACTGTGTTTTCCAGGGAGAATATTATCTCCAGATATTTGGGTGTGCGATGGGGTCCAAACTGAGCCCAAGACTAGCTCAATATGTAATGGACCATTTAGTGAAAATATGTGTAAGCAAATTACCTTTCAGTGtaccatttttgaaaaagtttgtAGACGACATAATAATGTCTGTTCCAAAAGAACAAACACAGACTACATTGAATTATTTCAACTCTTATTCTGAAAACCTACAATTCACCCTAGAGGTAGAAGATCCAGAACATAGTGTACCCTTCCTAGATACAAAAGCTCAAAGGGAAGACAacataataaaattgaaatggtatagaaaagagACTCATTCTAATAAGATGATTCATTATAACTCGAATCACAGTATGAACATGAAAATTAATGTAATAAAACAGATGAAGAAAAGAATGAGTAGAATATGTCACGAATCACATGTGAAAGAGGGAATAAGAAAActttttacaatttttgaagaaaatgggtACCCATGCGGAATGTTGAATAAACTACTTTTCTCTAGCCACGAAACAGAAGACCAACGCCCAGAAATTGTCGATACACCAGAACAAACTCATTACGCTTCATACCCCAACATAAATGGATTAACAAATAAACTGAAAAACATATTTAAACAGGACAACATCAAAATTGCTGTGTACAACCAAAAAACTGTAGGAAAATTATatacaaaactgaaagatcCAATTCCAACAAAACTAAAGAGCAACGTAGTATATGAGTTGAAATGTGAAGattgtgaaaataaatatataggACAGACATCCCAGTGGTTGAAGAGTAGATTGGCATAA